In Methanosarcina barkeri MS, a single window of DNA contains:
- a CDS encoding archease, translating to MSSQGKQYEYLDHTADIKFQAFGKTREEVFENAALAMFNVIIDTEKVSGDTAREIVLKSPDLESLLVDWLSELLYLFEVDEIVFRDFRVKIIREVNGEYSITAQALGENYSLESLPFETEIKAVTYNQLEITKTADGWKAQVVVDI from the coding sequence ATGTCATCTCAAGGAAAACAGTATGAGTATCTGGATCACACTGCAGATATCAAATTCCAGGCTTTCGGAAAAACCAGGGAAGAAGTATTTGAAAATGCGGCTCTCGCGATGTTTAATGTTATAATTGATACAGAAAAAGTCTCGGGAGACACCGCAAGAGAAATTGTTCTCAAGTCGCCTGACCTGGAATCCTTGCTTGTGGACTGGCTTTCTGAGCTTCTATATCTCTTTGAAGTTGATGAAATTGTTTTCAGGGATTTTCGGGTTAAGATAATCAGGGAAGTAAATGGTGAATATTCAATAACAGCTCAGGCACTGGGTGAGAATTACTCTCTCGAAAGCCTTCCTTTTGAGACTGAAATTAAGGCTGTTACCTATAACCAGTTAGAAATAACGAAGACTGCTGATGGCTGGAAGGCTCAGGTTGTTGTGGATATTTAA
- a CDS encoding RtcB family protein, translating into MVESEDTAIEELSTENVQKEVKGMVRKLSENEWEIPVGHIPNMRVPGRLFVSQNLLEGIEPGTIDQIANVATLPGIQKYSMAMPDAHLGYGFAIGGVAAFDAEEGIISPGGVGFDINCGVRLIRTNLQKEEVVPNIKRLTDELFSNIPAGVGSKSRIRASDQELDSAFLEGANWAVEAGYGVEADVKHCEANGSMEGADPAQVSTKARKRGKPQLGTLGSGNHFLEVQYVDKIYDQEIASTFGLQEGQVTVMIHCGSRGAGHQICTDHLKELSQAVKNYKIEIPDKQLACAPAQSREAQNYFKAMLCAANYAWANRQIITHWTRESFEKIFGRDADDLGMDLLYDVAHNVAKLEKHIVDGKKKEVYVHRKGATRAFPPGHPEVPAVYRDVGQPVLIPGSMGTPSYILCGSEEAMNVSFGSACHGAGRVMSRAHAKKEFRGQSIKENLEARGITVRATHPSVIAEEAPDVYKSSSEVVNVVHELGIARKVARVLPLGVTKG; encoded by the coding sequence ATGGTAGAAAGTGAAGATACAGCTATTGAGGAATTAAGCACGGAAAACGTACAGAAAGAGGTGAAGGGTATGGTCAGGAAACTTTCTGAAAATGAATGGGAAATTCCTGTTGGGCACATTCCTAACATGCGGGTTCCAGGCCGCCTGTTTGTATCCCAAAATTTGCTTGAAGGCATTGAACCCGGGACTATTGACCAGATTGCAAATGTGGCAACCTTACCTGGTATTCAGAAGTACTCTATGGCAATGCCTGATGCTCATCTTGGCTATGGCTTTGCTATAGGGGGAGTTGCCGCTTTTGATGCAGAAGAAGGAATTATCAGCCCTGGCGGGGTGGGCTTTGATATCAACTGCGGGGTAAGGCTCATTCGTACCAATCTTCAGAAAGAAGAGGTAGTTCCAAACATAAAAAGGTTAACCGACGAGCTTTTTAGTAACATACCCGCAGGCGTTGGTTCCAAAAGTCGGATCAGGGCTTCGGACCAGGAACTGGACAGTGCTTTTCTAGAGGGAGCAAACTGGGCTGTAGAAGCCGGATATGGCGTAGAAGCTGATGTCAAACACTGTGAAGCTAATGGATCTATGGAAGGAGCCGACCCTGCCCAGGTAAGCACGAAAGCCAGAAAAAGAGGAAAACCTCAGTTAGGAACTCTTGGAAGCGGCAATCACTTCCTTGAGGTTCAGTACGTTGATAAGATCTATGATCAGGAAATAGCTTCGACCTTTGGGCTTCAGGAAGGCCAGGTTACGGTAATGATTCACTGCGGGTCAAGAGGTGCAGGGCACCAGATTTGTACTGACCACTTAAAGGAACTCTCTCAGGCCGTAAAGAACTATAAAATTGAAATTCCGGACAAACAACTTGCCTGTGCCCCTGCCCAGTCAAGGGAAGCCCAGAACTATTTTAAAGCCATGCTCTGTGCTGCAAATTATGCATGGGCAAATCGTCAGATAATTACTCACTGGACAAGGGAATCATTTGAAAAAATATTTGGAAGAGATGCTGACGATCTGGGCATGGATCTGCTTTATGACGTTGCCCACAACGTGGCAAAACTTGAAAAACATATTGTGGACGGCAAGAAAAAAGAGGTGTATGTGCACAGGAAAGGAGCAACAAGAGCCTTCCCTCCAGGGCATCCCGAGGTTCCTGCCGTATACAGAGATGTAGGTCAACCGGTGCTGATTCCTGGAAGTATGGGGACTCCTTCTTATATACTATGCGGTTCAGAAGAGGCTATGAATGTTTCTTTCGGTAGTGCCTGTCATGGGGCTGGTAGAGTCATGAGCAGAGCACATGCAAAGAAAGAATTCCGCGGACAGAGCATAAAAGAAAACCTTGAAGCTCGGGGTATTACAGTAAGAGCCACCCATCCTTCAGTCATTGCAGAGGAAGCTCCAGATGTATACAAGTCTAGCAGCGAAGTGGTAAATGTCGTGCACGAACTCGGAATTGCCCGTAAGGTTGCAAGAGTTCTTCCTTTAGGGGTTACAAAAGGTTAA
- the mtrH gene encoding tetrahydromethanopterin S-methyltransferase subunit H: protein MFKFDKKQEVFEIGGVKFGGQPGEFPTVLVSTMFYARHKIVTDEDKGIFDRAAAETLWNTQVSLSDATGNPYVNQIVGETPESIKRYIDWFVEIDDRTPFLIDSSAGNVRAAAAQYCTEIGVADRAIHNSINASIEQEEIDVLTESDVESAIVLAFNATDPTVKGKMDILEVGGSGQTKGMLQVAKECGIKYPLIDVAAMPLGAGSGPTIRSIPTLKAKFGLPIGGGYHNMASAWDWLRKFKKTQPDPKAIYMPTDIGTNLVAQIAGSDYLLYGPIENVNQIFPAVAMVDIMLGETAKDLGVEIADLENHPVTKLT, encoded by the coding sequence ATGTTCAAGTTTGACAAGAAACAGGAAGTTTTTGAAATCGGTGGAGTTAAATTCGGCGGACAGCCGGGTGAATTCCCAACCGTGTTAGTCAGTACGATGTTCTATGCAAGGCACAAGATTGTGACTGATGAAGATAAGGGTATTTTCGACAGAGCTGCTGCAGAAACCCTCTGGAACACCCAGGTCTCACTGAGCGATGCCACTGGAAACCCCTACGTAAATCAGATTGTAGGAGAAACTCCCGAATCAATCAAGCGCTATATTGACTGGTTCGTTGAGATTGACGACAGGACTCCCTTCCTGATCGACTCCTCAGCCGGAAATGTGCGTGCAGCCGCAGCACAGTACTGTACTGAAATCGGTGTTGCAGACAGGGCAATCCACAACTCGATCAACGCAAGTATTGAACAGGAAGAAATCGATGTCCTCACAGAAAGTGATGTGGAATCTGCAATCGTTCTTGCCTTCAACGCAACCGACCCGACCGTAAAAGGAAAGATGGACATTCTTGAAGTCGGTGGTTCCGGACAGACCAAGGGTATGCTCCAGGTCGCAAAAGAATGCGGAATCAAGTATCCCTTAATCGACGTCGCTGCAATGCCTCTTGGTGCAGGTTCCGGTCCTACAATCCGTTCGATACCCACACTGAAAGCAAAATTCGGATTGCCAATCGGTGGCGGATACCACAACATGGCCTCAGCCTGGGACTGGCTCCGCAAATTCAAGAAGACTCAGCCTGACCCCAAGGCAATCTACATGCCTACAGACATTGGTACCAACCTGGTAGCCCAGATTGCAGGTTCTGACTACCTCCTTTACGGACCTATCGAGAACGTCAACCAGATTTTCCCAGCAGTTGCAATGGTAGACATCATGCTTGGAGAAACTGCAAAGGATCTTGGCGTCGAGATCGCAGACCTGGAAAACCACCCGGTAACCAAGCTGACATAA
- the mtrG gene encoding tetrahydromethanopterin S-methyltransferase subunit MtrG, whose amino-acid sequence MDGKAPAAFVEPGEFNEVMKRLDKIDEKIEFVNSEVAQKIGKKVGRDIGILYGGFIGLLLFLIYTVVSSMFM is encoded by the coding sequence ATGGATGGAAAAGCACCAGCAGCATTTGTAGAGCCAGGTGAATTTAACGAAGTAATGAAAAGGCTCGATAAGATAGATGAAAAGATTGAGTTTGTCAACAGTGAAGTTGCACAAAAAATCGGAAAGAAAGTAGGAAGGGATATTGGAATTCTGTACGGCGGATTTATTGGCCTGTTGCTCTTCCTGATATATACTGTGGTATCATCAATGTTCATGTAA
- a CDS encoding tetrahydromethanopterin S-methyltransferase subunit F → MKMAEEYDKGVPMVLAPQMGAIDATVESIRYRAQLIARNQKLDSGVAATGMAGFAAGFLFSLLMVIVLPLLFW, encoded by the coding sequence ATGAAAATGGCAGAAGAATACGATAAAGGCGTCCCAATGGTGCTTGCCCCTCAGATGGGAGCAATTGATGCTACTGTTGAGAGTATTCGATATAGAGCACAGTTGATTGCGAGAAACCAGAAGCTGGATTCCGGGGTTGCGGCTACCGGGATGGCCGGCTTTGCAGCAGGTTTCCTCTTTTCGCTGCTGATGGTCATTGTACTCCCGTTACTGTTCTGGTGA
- the mtrA gene encoding tetrahydromethanopterin S-methyltransferase subunit A, producing MADKREPAPGWPILKGEYEVGDVKNCVLVITCGSHLPGGSILDAGAAVTGSCKTENLGIEKVVAHIISNPNIRYLLVTGSEVKGHITGQSIMSLHANGVKDNRISGALGAIPYVENLNADAITRFQEQVQVVNLLDTEDMGAITSKVKELASKDPGAFDAEPMIVEISEEGEEEEEGGVVRPVSGEIAVIRGRLKAIEARMMDIGNLNKFHSGVHAGKIEGAMIGLTITISLLGLLLLGR from the coding sequence ATGGCAGATAAAAGAGAACCAGCCCCAGGATGGCCTATCCTGAAAGGAGAATATGAAGTAGGCGATGTCAAAAACTGTGTACTGGTAATTACCTGCGGGTCACATCTTCCAGGCGGGTCAATCCTTGATGCAGGAGCAGCCGTTACCGGATCCTGTAAAACCGAAAATCTCGGTATTGAAAAGGTAGTTGCTCACATTATCTCAAACCCTAACATCAGGTACTTGCTTGTGACCGGCTCTGAGGTTAAAGGGCACATTACCGGTCAGTCAATAATGAGCCTTCATGCAAACGGTGTAAAAGACAACAGGATTTCAGGAGCACTGGGTGCAATTCCATATGTGGAAAACCTGAATGCAGACGCAATTACTCGTTTCCAGGAACAGGTTCAGGTTGTCAACCTTCTTGATACCGAGGATATGGGTGCCATAACCTCCAAAGTGAAAGAACTCGCCTCAAAAGACCCGGGTGCTTTTGATGCAGAACCTATGATCGTGGAGATCAGTGAGGAAGGCGAAGAAGAAGAAGAAGGCGGTGTTGTCAGGCCGGTTTCCGGGGAAATTGCAGTTATCCGCGGCAGACTGAAGGCAATTGAAGCCCGTATGATGGATATAGGAAACTTGAACAAGTTCCACTCAGGAGTTCACGCAGGAAAGATCGAAGGCGCCATGATAGGGTTGACAATAACCATATCCCTGCTTGGATTATTACTGCTAGGGAGGTAA
- a CDS encoding tetrahydromethanopterin S-methyltransferase subunit B, with translation MSMVRIAPELNLVMDPETGTITQERKDSIQYSMESVFERVDKLDAIADDLVNSLSPSKPLLNSWPGRENTSYMAGFYGNTFYGVVIGLAFSGLLALVIYIASLMKGVV, from the coding sequence ATGAGCATGGTTAGAATAGCTCCCGAGTTAAATTTAGTTATGGATCCGGAAACGGGAACCATAACACAAGAACGGAAAGACTCGATTCAGTATTCCATGGAATCCGTATTTGAGAGAGTGGACAAACTGGATGCAATTGCAGACGATCTGGTGAATTCCCTTTCGCCCAGTAAGCCGCTTCTTAACTCCTGGCCAGGCCGTGAGAACACCTCCTATATGGCAGGATTTTATGGGAACACTTTCTACGGAGTCGTTATAGGGCTTGCTTTCAGCGGGCTGCTTGCCCTTGTCATATATATAGCAAGTTTGATGAAAGGGGTGGTGTAA
- the mtrC gene encoding tetrahydromethanopterin S-methyltransferase subunit MtrC — MSAGGAGGEAKGGYPPQTIMALGIVGGLVGIYLGNFAPPAYSFFGGLGAICATVWGADAVRRVASYGLGTGVPSIGMLALGMGILAALFGLSIGGPAGPIVAVVVAAIIGGVIGALANKVIGMGIPIMEKAMVEISCAGTLVILGLSVVIAGSFDYASVVQYVVANGYIALIFIIGGMGILHPFNASLGPDETQDRTLMLAVEKGAIALIIAGFASSLHEGLMAAGLNMLIGIVIWYVAFSKHYALIKRDAYAVVGSGMLPSSEELQ; from the coding sequence ATGTCTGCAGGTGGAGCAGGAGGAGAGGCCAAAGGCGGATATCCTCCACAAACAATAATGGCTTTAGGTATAGTCGGCGGTCTCGTCGGAATCTACCTTGGTAATTTCGCACCTCCAGCATATTCCTTCTTTGGAGGTCTTGGAGCAATCTGTGCAACGGTCTGGGGTGCTGATGCGGTTCGCCGTGTTGCAAGCTATGGACTTGGTACAGGTGTCCCATCAATCGGTATGCTTGCCCTTGGTATGGGTATTTTAGCAGCTCTCTTCGGACTTTCAATAGGAGGCCCTGCAGGGCCTATAGTAGCCGTCGTTGTAGCAGCAATCATAGGTGGCGTTATTGGTGCCCTTGCAAACAAAGTAATCGGAATGGGCATCCCCATAATGGAAAAGGCAATGGTAGAGATTTCATGTGCAGGAACCCTTGTAATTCTCGGGCTGAGTGTTGTCATTGCTGGATCCTTCGATTATGCTTCAGTTGTCCAATATGTCGTTGCAAACGGATACATTGCACTGATCTTTATAATAGGTGGTATGGGAATCCTTCACCCCTTCAACGCTAGCCTGGGACCTGATGAGACGCAGGACAGAACCCTTATGCTTGCTGTTGAAAAAGGAGCAATTGCATTAATAATTGCAGGCTTTGCCTCTTCACTCCATGAAGGATTAATGGCTGCTGGCTTAAACATGCTTATAGGAATTGTCATCTGGTATGTCGCTTTCAGCAAGCACTATGCACTTATTAAGAGAGATGCATATGCAGTGGTTGGAAGTGGTATGCTGCCTAGTTCGGAGGAACTACAATGA
- the mtrD gene encoding tetrahydromethanopterin S-methyltransferase subunit D, giving the protein MIDAILGNIIWMALITIGGVLISWSVHFVPVGGAPAAMAQATGIGTGTVQLAAGAGLTGLVSAGFMMNVTDSLPLILASGAVGAMIMISVTMIVGTWVYVYGVGVVPSSAKVKVDPITKYRQDLYVSQGTEGHGLPTVSFVSGVIGGGLGGLGGSLVYYSLIEVGMNAGLEAVGVTNSVTGHELVAVAAIFAIGIFFVNAVIPSYNIGGTIEGFHDPKFKKWPKAVVSSLVATILCAIVAVVAIAQLGGI; this is encoded by the coding sequence ATGATTGACGCTATCTTAGGAAATATCATCTGGATGGCTCTTATCACAATCGGCGGCGTTTTGATTTCCTGGAGTGTCCACTTCGTGCCTGTGGGCGGTGCACCTGCAGCTATGGCTCAAGCAACTGGTATCGGTACCGGTACAGTGCAGCTGGCAGCAGGCGCAGGTCTGACAGGACTTGTTAGTGCAGGCTTCATGATGAACGTAACAGACAGTCTCCCCCTGATTCTGGCTTCAGGCGCAGTGGGTGCAATGATCATGATCTCTGTGACTATGATTGTCGGTACCTGGGTCTATGTTTATGGTGTGGGTGTTGTGCCTTCTTCAGCAAAAGTAAAGGTTGACCCTATTACAAAGTACAGGCAGGACCTTTATGTATCCCAGGGTACTGAAGGGCATGGACTTCCTACAGTAAGTTTTGTGAGTGGAGTTATAGGCGGTGGCCTTGGTGGACTAGGAGGGTCCCTTGTTTACTATTCACTCATAGAAGTGGGTATGAACGCAGGCCTGGAAGCGGTTGGAGTTACCAACTCGGTCACAGGACATGAGCTTGTAGCAGTTGCAGCAATATTTGCAATAGGTATTTTCTTTGTGAACGCTGTAATTCCTTCCTATAACATAGGAGGTACAATTGAAGGGTTCCACGATCCGAAATTCAAAAAATGGCCAAAGGCGGTAGTTTCTTCCCTCGTAGCAACAATACTGTGTGCTATCGTGGCGGTAGTTGCAATCGCACAGCTCGGAGGTATTTAA
- the mtrE gene encoding tetrahydromethanopterin S-methyltransferase subunit E → MEPLISMGVLALIGVAATIAGASEDLESDVGSQSNPNSQVQLAPQMMFPHRIFNKAISGEPPSNALMCSIGAAVATVLISEFTMSPLFALVFGSLIAACVHATFAVTATMGRCASQSRFKQPIYLDMIRSHIPTIMGYAFITTFCILVVSFLMTVVLGHPFPLTMLAFIWGITVGAIGSSTGDVHYGAEREFQQFEYGSGLNASNSGNIVRYAESGLRDGFDNSWFCAKFGGPVTGLAFGMTVFLGSWITTIFDPAKNLGWLSVIAGVVIVFILIIWNWKMEVYARKAYGPYKEDKAEEASA, encoded by the coding sequence TTGCAGGTGCCTCGGAAGACCTGGAATCTGATGTCGGTTCGCAGAGTAACCCTAACTCTCAGGTACAGTTAGCTCCCCAAATGATGTTTCCCCACAGAATATTTAACAAAGCGATATCTGGAGAACCACCATCAAATGCATTAATGTGTTCGATTGGTGCAGCCGTTGCAACAGTATTAATAAGTGAGTTTACCATGTCCCCACTCTTTGCACTGGTATTTGGTTCACTTATTGCAGCATGTGTGCACGCAACCTTTGCGGTAACTGCTACAATGGGCAGATGTGCCAGTCAGAGTCGGTTCAAGCAGCCGATTTATCTTGATATGATAAGGAGTCATATCCCAACAATTATGGGATATGCGTTCATAACAACTTTCTGTATTCTAGTGGTATCGTTCTTAATGACCGTTGTACTCGGACACCCATTCCCGCTAACTATGCTGGCTTTTATATGGGGTATCACGGTAGGTGCAATCGGATCATCAACAGGCGACGTTCACTACGGTGCAGAACGTGAGTTCCAGCAGTTTGAATATGGTTCTGGTCTAAACGCTTCAAACTCAGGAAACATTGTAAGATATGCCGAATCCGGTCTCAGGGATGGGTTCGATAACTCCTGGTTCTGTGCCAAGTTCGGAGGTCCTGTCACAGGGCTTGCTTTTGGTATGACTGTATTCCTCGGAAGCTGGATAACCACTATTTTTGATCCTGCAAAGAACCTTGGCTGGCTCTCTGTTATTGCAGGCGTTGTTATTGTCTTTATTTTAATTATCTGGAACTGGAAGATGGAAGTCTATGCCCGCAAAGCATATGGACCTTATAAAGAAGATAAAGCTGAGGAGGCTTCAGCATGA